The proteins below are encoded in one region of Scatophagus argus isolate fScaArg1 chromosome 24, fScaArg1.pri, whole genome shotgun sequence:
- the dnajc27 gene encoding dnaJ homolog subfamily C member 27 yields the protein METAAPKRRDNKKSLRVKVISLGNAEVGKSCIIKRYCEKRFVPKYLATIGIDYGVTKVQVRDREIKVNIFDMAGHPFFYEVRNEFYKDSQGVLLVYDVGLRESFDALDSWLGEMKQEMGSQANMDSIVFVVCANKVDLTKRRVVDEGEGRLWAESRGFHYFETSAQSGEGINEMFQAFFSSITDMCENGGKRPVSEVSVGFTKEQADTIRRIRNSKDSWDMLGVKPGATREEVNKAYRKLAVLLHPDKCVAPGSEDAFKAVVNARTSLLKNIK from the exons atgGAAACAGCCGCACCCAAGCGAAGAGATAACAAGAAATCACTGCGTGTGAAGGTAATCAGCCTCGGAAATGCCGAGGTCGGAAAG AGCTGCATTATCAAACGCTACTGTGAGAAGAGGTTTGTTCCCAAGTACCTGGCCACCATTGGCATCGACTATGGAGTCACCAA agtGCAGGTTCGCGACAGAGAAATCAAAGTGAACATCTTTGACATGGCCGGCCATCCTTTCTTCTATGAG GTGCGTAACGAGTTCTACAAGGACAGTCAGGGGGTCCTGCTGGTCTACGACGTCGGCCTCAGGGAGAGCTTCGACGCTCTCGACAGCTGGCTGGGGGagatgaaacaggaaatggGCTCTCAGGCCAACATGGACAGCATCGTGTTCGTCGTCTGCGCCAACAAG GTGGACCTGACGAAGCGGCGGGTGGTGGACGAGGGGGAAGGCCGTCTGTGGGCGGAGTCCAGAGGGTTTCATTACTTTGAAACGTCAGCACAGAGCGGAGAGGGAATCAACGAGATGTTTCAG GCGTTCTTCTCGTCCATCACCGACATGTGTGAGAATGGCGGGAAGCGTCCAGTGTCCGAGGTCAGCGTCGGCTTCACCAAAGAGCAGGCAGACACCATCCGACGCATCCGAAACAGCAAGGACTCGTGGGACATGCTGGGGGTCAAACCCGGGGCCACGCG GGAGGAGGTGAACAAGGCGTACAGGAAGTTGGCCGTGCTGCTGCACCCGGACAAATGCGTCGCCCCCGGCAGCGAGGACGCCTTTAAGGCCGTGGTGAACGCCCGCACGTCACTGCTGAAGAACATTAAATAg